One window from the genome of Gemmatimonadota bacterium encodes:
- a CDS encoding GWxTD domain-containing protein gives MTISLTIRAIREPILIALLLLTGVPAWADRLQESFDARTDSVAAVLIAERAGPDSADVYRVLNREKKTQFLIDFWQRHNPVVLQFYYGYHTGRRYLTVSDAFFERGRLIPQRYKTRATPPDPALLDDAVALFERMLQDDADDRIALCALGYCLLEQHKGVEAERIFVRVLEKDRRFLIARHGRALACLIQKKQVRRALDLFQDTVSLDSQYEAAYYNLAMCHLAMRSVDMDHHFSNVVKRFPQHRDAYFKLGVFYVSLYYFEKAVKALSKQVAVNPAHSVARGRLARVAMELKYLKQELHTTTELRDLAQKDPERYLPLLGAQYLESGAYEQAEASFSQFLSLLPQNERLLYEDVTLLLSASEFETFRMIRGDEKRAFTNLFWRKIDPTPTTPVNERRLEHYRRVNYAIQNFSEGRIPWDARGDVYIRFGHPDHRSWSDHLVFETNPKVIRVKNRLMDLAGRALHEIAPTTSLQIESSLGASTVMKVTPEVRGLPIFPLPHQGALFRDGASLNYKWESWIYTHIGEGIEVTFLDALGNFDFQFPQPPIDSPNRLLWLHLAPEAVVARVVNRTPSVYRYPYPGDPMPLLMSVADFKGNGRDTRLDAFIGIPWTALKTQKRGTQIEALVNRMWVLYDARGTEIARDSLNARATQREAVDDPGVLWVDQVTTEVNPGHYLMAVRVTDPASGKLQIHRQLVDVEAYNAPTLMVSDLVVAGKIATLEARAEGKFIRDDLEVLPLPSHTFAPEQPVYLYYEVYNLFRDDTSQTHYRVDYAVRGSTNAGARLLKGIGTLLGISEKQEGVQVSYEHRGNTETEPVYVALNVAAKPGQKLTIGVTVTDLNRPGRPTSTKDVWVIIGDKR, from the coding sequence GTGACTATCTCCCTGACAATTCGCGCCATTCGCGAACCCATCCTTATCGCCTTATTGCTCCTGACAGGTGTGCCAGCCTGGGCAGATCGTCTGCAGGAAAGTTTCGATGCACGGACAGATTCGGTCGCTGCGGTCCTGATCGCAGAACGCGCCGGACCAGACAGCGCAGACGTCTATCGAGTATTAAATCGGGAGAAAAAAACGCAATTTTTAATCGACTTCTGGCAACGACACAATCCCGTAGTCCTGCAATTTTATTACGGATATCACACCGGACGTCGCTACCTGACGGTATCAGACGCTTTTTTTGAACGCGGTCGATTGATACCCCAGCGCTATAAAACGCGCGCCACACCACCAGATCCCGCCCTGCTCGATGATGCTGTTGCACTATTTGAACGGATGCTACAGGACGATGCCGACGACCGAATCGCCCTGTGCGCGCTGGGATATTGTTTGTTAGAACAGCACAAAGGCGTAGAAGCAGAACGCATTTTTGTGCGCGTACTGGAAAAAGACCGGCGGTTTCTCATCGCGCGACACGGGCGGGCATTGGCGTGCTTGATCCAGAAAAAACAGGTGCGCCGCGCACTGGACCTTTTCCAGGACACCGTATCTCTCGATTCGCAATACGAGGCAGCGTATTACAACCTGGCAATGTGCCACCTGGCAATGCGCAGCGTGGATATGGACCATCATTTTAGCAACGTGGTCAAGCGGTTTCCCCAACACCGCGATGCGTATTTTAAACTGGGGGTATTTTATGTATCGCTCTATTATTTTGAAAAAGCCGTCAAGGCATTGTCAAAGCAAGTCGCTGTAAATCCAGCGCACAGCGTGGCAAGGGGCAGGTTGGCGCGCGTGGCAATGGAATTGAAGTACTTAAAACAAGAACTGCACACAACCACAGAACTGCGCGACCTCGCCCAAAAAGATCCCGAGCGTTATCTGCCGCTTTTGGGCGCACAATATCTGGAATCGGGCGCGTACGAGCAGGCAGAAGCGTCATTCTCGCAATTTTTATCCCTCTTACCGCAAAATGAACGCCTCCTGTACGAAGATGTCACCTTGCTCCTGTCGGCAAGTGAATTCGAGACCTTTCGCATGATCAGGGGAGATGAAAAACGCGCATTTACCAATTTGTTCTGGCGCAAGATAGATCCAACACCCACCACACCGGTTAACGAGCGCAGATTGGAACACTACCGGCGCGTGAATTACGCGATACAGAACTTTTCCGAAGGTCGAATACCCTGGGATGCGCGCGGCGATGTGTATATCCGCTTTGGTCATCCCGATCATCGAAGCTGGTCCGATCACCTCGTATTCGAAACCAATCCAAAAGTGATTCGGGTAAAAAACCGACTCATGGACCTCGCGGGACGAGCACTGCACGAAATCGCTCCGACGACATCGCTACAGATAGAATCGTCGTTGGGCGCAAGCACCGTAATGAAAGTAACACCCGAAGTTCGGGGACTGCCGATATTTCCCCTGCCACACCAGGGCGCATTATTTCGAGATGGCGCATCTTTGAACTACAAGTGGGAGTCCTGGATTTACACCCATATTGGCGAAGGAATTGAAGTGACATTTCTCGACGCTCTGGGCAATTTTGATTTTCAATTTCCCCAGCCGCCTATTGACTCGCCCAATCGACTACTGTGGCTACACCTCGCACCCGAAGCCGTGGTCGCACGGGTCGTCAACCGCACGCCCTCTGTTTACCGATATCCATATCCCGGAGACCCAATGCCACTGCTTATGTCCGTAGCAGACTTCAAAGGCAATGGACGCGATACGCGCCTGGATGCCTTTATCGGCATACCCTGGACCGCATTGAAAACGCAAAAACGGGGAACGCAGATAGAGGCTTTGGTGAATCGCATGTGGGTCCTTTATGACGCACGGGGAACAGAAATTGCCCGCGACAGCCTGAATGCGCGGGCAACACAGCGCGAGGCCGTTGACGACCCCGGCGTTTTATGGGTAGATCAGGTCACAACAGAAGTTAACCCCGGCCACTATCTCATGGCCGTGCGAGTGACCGATCCGGCCTCAGGGAAACTACAAATTCACCGACAACTCGTCGATGTAGAAGCATACAACGCCCCGACCCTGATGGTAAGCGATCTCGTCGTAGCGGGAAAAATTGCAACATTGGAAGCGCGTGCAGAAGGCAAATTCATCCGAGATGATCTCGAGGTGCTCCCCCTGCCGTCACACACCTTTGCCCCAGAACAGCCAGTCTATCTGTACTACGAAGTGTATAACCTCTTCCGAGACGACACGAGCCAAACGCATTACCGCGTGGATTACGCCGTGCGCGGCAGCACAAATGCCGGTGCCCGGTTGCTAAAAGGCATCGGCACATTGCTGGGCATATCTGAAAAGCAAGAAGGCGTGCAAGTATCTTATGAACACCGGGGCAATACGGAAACAGAACCCGTATATGTTGCCCTCAACGTAGCGGCAAAGCCAGGACAAAAACTCACGATAGGTGTAACCGTAACCGACCTGAACCGACCCGGCAGACCAACATCGACAAAAGATGTTTGGGTAATAATAGGCGATAAAAGGTAG
- a CDS encoding PQQ-binding-like beta-propeller repeat protein, which translates to MRILMITFSMILFSGSVVLTSSGFAADWPQWFGPNRDGISSETGLLKDWPDSGPAVVWRTPLGEGFSSIAIARGAAYTMFAEGKDEYAVCLDAATGEERWRVKTGSNFPDWQGGNGPRSTPIVDKERVFFLGAYGQLYAFDIKSGKTVWSHHFQTEFISDPPHWGFSTSPLIEGELLIVEVGGSSGNSFIAFDKTTGEVVWASQDDAPSYASPVAITVSDVRQIVFFPVSGLVGVSARDGRFLWRHSWQTGPDVNAATPLFLPPDRLFISSGYGKGATVIQLISQNGQFSVKKVWFNRSMKNHFASSIHREGYLYGFDNAILKCIAADTGQEQWRKRGFQKGSLIFADGHLIVLGEQGKLVLVEATPEAYIEKASAQVLSARCWTPPTLSNGRLYLRNHSEMVCLDVGSVK; encoded by the coding sequence ATGCGTATCCTCATGATCACCTTTTCGATGATTCTGTTTTCAGGCTCTGTTGTCCTGACGAGCAGTGGCTTTGCCGCGGATTGGCCGCAGTGGTTTGGTCCCAATCGCGATGGTATTTCCTCTGAGACAGGGTTGCTCAAAGATTGGCCTGATTCCGGGCCTGCTGTTGTCTGGCGAACACCGCTGGGCGAGGGTTTCTCGAGCATTGCGATTGCGCGGGGCGCAGCCTATACTATGTTTGCAGAAGGCAAAGATGAGTATGCGGTATGTCTGGATGCCGCTACAGGGGAAGAACGCTGGCGGGTTAAGACTGGAAGCAATTTTCCAGACTGGCAGGGGGGGAATGGTCCCAGATCTACGCCCATCGTTGACAAAGAACGGGTCTTCTTTTTAGGTGCATACGGACAGCTTTATGCATTTGATATTAAAAGTGGAAAAACCGTATGGTCCCACCATTTTCAAACTGAATTCATAAGCGATCCCCCCCATTGGGGCTTTTCTACTTCCCCTTTGATAGAAGGCGAGTTGCTGATTGTCGAGGTTGGGGGTTCTTCGGGAAACTCTTTTATTGCTTTTGATAAAACCACTGGTGAGGTCGTCTGGGCTTCTCAAGATGACGCGCCTTCTTATGCTTCACCTGTTGCGATTACTGTATCTGATGTCCGGCAAATTGTCTTTTTTCCGGTCTCTGGTCTGGTCGGTGTCTCTGCCAGAGATGGCCGGTTCCTGTGGCGGCATTCCTGGCAGACGGGTCCCGATGTCAATGCCGCGACGCCCCTATTTCTTCCTCCAGATAGACTTTTTATTTCTTCGGGTTATGGCAAAGGCGCGACGGTTATCCAGCTTATTTCCCAGAATGGTCAGTTTTCGGTTAAAAAGGTATGGTTCAATCGCAGTATGAAAAACCACTTTGCTTCTTCCATACATCGCGAGGGGTACCTCTATGGCTTTGACAACGCCATTCTCAAGTGTATTGCTGCGGATACCGGGCAGGAGCAATGGCGCAAACGCGGTTTTCAAAAGGGCTCACTCATCTTTGCGGATGGCCATCTGATCGTCCTGGGCGAACAGGGCAAACTGGTGCTGGTAGAAGCTACACCTGAAGCGTACATAGAAAAAGCCAGCGCTCAAGTTTTGTCTGCGCGGTGCTGGACGCCACCCACACTATCTAATGGCAGGCTTTATCTGCGGAATCACAGTGAGATGGTTTGTCTGGATGTGGGAAGTGTGAAGTAG
- a CDS encoding alpha/beta hydrolase, translated as MNNVWEVPEPLSTCEVQLDDDTVTILRRHGNPAGPRLVLSHGNGLAIDLYYPFWSLLAEDFDLIIFDFRNHGWNTVGPSANHNVPTLVRDHLCIFEAIDRHYGNKPKIGVFHSASALITLLSLTTMADLGPSAESSHLSAMILFDPPLCKPGNSQIEFDEAAEYAADVTRRRGYLFQTEEDFAELLSFLPGFSRLVPGVRELMAKTTLRKAADGQGYELRCPRDYEAQIVDYMRSFSALMDFETLPCPTKVIGSDPTLPYTFLPTIDLGDILTVDYDFVPETTHFLQLEKPEECVELVREFIESNHLQ; from the coding sequence ATGAATAATGTATGGGAAGTACCCGAACCACTTTCGACATGCGAAGTCCAACTCGACGACGATACCGTCACCATTCTGCGCCGACATGGGAACCCCGCAGGACCCCGCCTCGTTCTGAGCCACGGCAATGGTCTCGCGATAGACCTCTATTACCCCTTCTGGTCACTGCTCGCCGAGGATTTCGACCTCATCATCTTCGACTTCAGGAACCACGGCTGGAATACCGTTGGCCCAAGCGCAAATCACAATGTTCCAACGCTGGTCCGCGACCATCTCTGTATTTTTGAAGCCATTGACCGTCACTACGGAAACAAACCAAAAATAGGTGTATTTCACTCTGCTTCCGCACTGATAACACTCCTATCACTAACGACTATGGCAGACCTCGGGCCATCTGCCGAAAGCAGCCATTTATCCGCGATGATACTATTCGATCCCCCCCTGTGCAAGCCCGGCAATAGCCAGATAGAATTTGATGAGGCTGCCGAATACGCAGCCGACGTTACTCGCCGCCGCGGGTATCTGTTCCAAACAGAAGAGGATTTTGCAGAACTCCTCAGCTTTCTGCCCGGCTTCTCGCGCCTGGTTCCCGGGGTTCGGGAACTCATGGCGAAAACAACGCTGCGAAAGGCCGCCGATGGGCAGGGTTATGAGCTTCGATGTCCCCGCGACTACGAAGCGCAGATCGTCGATTATATGAGAAGCTTTTCCGCATTGATGGATTTTGAAACACTCCCCTGTCCCACAAAAGTCATTGGATCCGATCCCACCCTGCCTTATACATTCCTGCCGACCATTGACCTCGGTGACATTCTGACTGTAGATTACGATTTTGTCCCTGAAACAACACACTTTCTTCAATTGGAAAAACCAGAGGAATGCGTTGAGTTGGTCAGGGAATTTATCGAGAGTAACCATCTGCAGTAA